CACCAACCAAACTCCAGAAGAAATCCACAATATTGGATTAAGCGAAGTTGCGAGAATAAGAGGTGAAATGGAACAAGTAAAAGAAGAGCTCAAGTTCAGCGGAACTCTAGAAGAGTTTTTGGTGCATTTAAAATCCGACCCTAAGGCAATGCCTTACCAAACGTCTCAAGAAATTTTAGATGGGTTTAATGCTATCTTATCAAAGATTAAACCTAAGCTAAAAACGATGTTTAATAATGTTCCAAAAACAGGCTTTGAAATTAGACAAACCGAAAAATTCAGAGAAGCATCTGCTAGTGCAGAATATCAACCAGGTACTCCAGATAGAAAAAGAAACGGTATTTTCTACATTCCAATTCCTAATCCTAAAGCCTTTAATGTAACTTCTGGTATGGAATCTCTTTTCCTTCACGAAGCTATTCCTGGGCATCATTATCAAATTGCTTTACAGCAAGAGAATCTTAATTTACCAAAATTTATGCGTTTTGGTTGGATAGGTGCTTATGGAGAAGGTTGGGCTCTCTACTGTGAGTCTTTAGGAAAAGAATTTGGACTTTATACCGACCCATATCAAAAAATGGGAGCCTTGAGTGATGAAATGATGAGAGCCGTTAGACTCGTTATAGACACTGGACTACACACAGGGAAACTTAATAGAGAAGAAGCTATAAAATATTTCCTAAGCAATGTAGCATACGATGAAGCTGGAGCCACAGCAGAAGTAGAACGCTACATGTCTATGCCAGGACAAGCACTAAGCTACAAGACTGGAGCATTGAAGATACAAGCACTAAGAGCTAAATATGAAAAAGATTTAGGCACTAAATTCAACTTAGCTAAATTCCATGATGAGCTCTTAAATCAAGGTTGTCTTCCTCTACAAGTTCTTGAAAGAAAAATGGAAATTTGGGCAAAAAACCAAAAGTAGAAGTATGAAAATAGAGAAGTAATGTATAAATAGAGGTTTGTATTTTTAAGAACTCTTACAATCATCATTTTTAACACAAAATTTAGTTAGAAACTTTATTAAATTTGATTCATTGAAAAATAGTATAAAAAACACACTTAGAATAGGAGCTATTATTTTAGGAAGCGTTGTTATAATATTAAGTATATTAGTATTTA
This Riemerella anatipestifer DNA region includes the following protein-coding sequences:
- a CDS encoding DUF885 domain-containing protein, translating into MNTTKFFLKFIILSSVILALFSCKKGDTPFVVNTTPKTSLDSIAEEYYEGYLQFHPLEATAQGDPRYNDKLPSLEKTKITEEIAFYSDMIKKLETVDYESLPDDKKTVFNVLDYLLKDLVEGYAYHPEYIPFTQFSGLPLDFPLLGSGSGNQPFKTVEDYDNWLKRMQEFPKWMETAQENFKLGIKNDIVLPKSLVVKMIPQMRAEEIISKDSNKNIFYKPLKNFPVGFSNAERNRITKNYQEVIVSKVIPAYQKMGDFLEKEYLPKARTTDGYNALPKGKEIYNYHVKRWTTTNQTPEEIHNIGLSEVARIRGEMEQVKEELKFSGTLEEFLVHLKSDPKAMPYQTSQEILDGFNAILSKIKPKLKTMFNNVPKTGFEIRQTEKFREASASAEYQPGTPDRKRNGIFYIPIPNPKAFNVTSGMESLFLHEAIPGHHYQIALQQENLNLPKFMRFGWIGAYGEGWALYCESLGKEFGLYTDPYQKMGALSDEMMRAVRLVIDTGLHTGKLNREEAIKYFLSNVAYDEAGATAEVERYMSMPGQALSYKTGALKIQALRAKYEKDLGTKFNLAKFHDELLNQGCLPLQVLERKMEIWAKNQK